The genomic stretch TGAGGTGGAAGGCCTGAAAGAGGTGCAGCGCCGCCGCAGCGTTTCCCACCTCGTGATCGCTGCTCACATCCGACCCGGGGCTCCTGCCCGAGCTCTTGGTGTTGAGGAAGCGGCCGCCATTGCCCCTCGGCCGCCGCTTCGCATGGAGGTGGCGCGAAAGGTGCAAATACGGCTGCACCTATAGAATTAGACtgaatttcctttttcgtccgtcccattaAAATAATCTATATCTATTTATGAAAACCTTTTATCtgtctcttttactttattatttatgtgaCTCAACTACTTTTTTTAGTACTCCATTTGTCCAAAGTTACTTTAGTCGTATTCTATTTAGGTTgtctcaagttacttgagtcatttctgtTTTTGGCTAAAAAAAACATCTAGTCatacttactttactctctctcatctcttactttatttaactcactaaacataACTTTCTTAAATTTTGAGGCCGAAAAGAAATGGGTCAAgtaaacggatggagtattactttacctattaattattaaaatatgtggAAATAGTAATGGACCTATTTGTATGAGACGGAAGGAAGGAATAGTAATGACCTTACGCATGTTGAGGTTGAGAGCGTGGGCACGCTTCTTCCTGCGCCTCATGATTGCGTTGTACTGCTTTGCGTTCACCAAGATTGGGCCTCCGTTAAGGGCCAGCATCATTCGCCCCTGAAATAAATCTTTACATTTATCaacacaattatttaattttataattaatgatCAACCCAATTACCGCAACAGGCCCATTATAGCATTCATCAGCTGGATATGGATATTTGGTAGCACAAATCTGACGCAAAATTCAGGATTTAATTAATCTTTGTTAATAAGCATCATTTTAGTATGTAGTAGTATCAATTAAAAGTGTACCACTGGCTGTCCAAATCCAAGCTCTAGATAATCCACCTGCCTTCGAGTTTTCCCATTTTCACACTCACCTATACATGAGTATTTCAATAATTAGTAGTGGTGTAACTCACTCACCCACACACTCAATGAGATAAACACTAACTCAAAACATTGATCAATTCCAGACAACTACTTTGATTTAGTTCTTATTTACACAAACGTTTCCTCTAATGTGCAttactatataaataatttgTGATGTGTACAATTTCTAATATCATAAATTACTAGAATTACtagttatttttatatttatattcattagACAAATTTTCTTTAAAACAATGGCCGGCaattgaaacaaaaataaatctTTCCTTTATTTTGCTgcaagtgatcaatttcttttgggcacgagatttaaggtAATGATATTAATCGAATTAAGTTAAGAGAAAAAGTGTTGCATCTATTATAAAAGGAAATCATTCACTTGTggagggacagagggagtataacaaTATTCTACATCGATGCAAAAACTAATGGGTCGCTCATCCTATCACAAACTGGTTTTAGGATGGAGCCCTATTAagttatactctctccgtccccaaTAATTGTCCATTTTGGTTCCGTCacggttttaagaaatgtaaagaaaagtgagttaaaaaagttagtggaatatgagtctcattttcatatattagttttattataaaatgtgagtgtaatgagctTATGGAATATGGGGCCTACTTATCgtttatggtaaaaagtgaaagtggacaattattgGAGGACAAACGAAAAAAAAGTGGACTGTTAATggaggatggagggagtatcatggtatcagagcggatcGACGACTGTGGGGCAAAACTAACTGACCCAACAATATATCTGGACAAAACAATGACTACCCCAACAATATATCTGACTTTAAATTTGGGCCAATAGTCTAACCGACTTAGAAAATAGTCTACCCACTCCAAGATTCATATTGAAAGATTTGAGGAAACATGTTTACAActgaaacataaataaatagtactccattaGGAATATAACAATATTCGACATTGGTATAAATAGAGAACTGAAACTACTATACTTGGATCACTTCTTCTATCACCtatagattttaaaaaaaaacatattataCCCTATCAAACATCGCCAAAATATGTCGTAATAGAAACTTCTAGGAGATGGAGTTGCGATGGTGTGGAATAGTGAAGTGTTGACAAATTATGAATCTATTGAGTTTATGGACTTTACGTAGAATATAGTTGATTATACATATAGTATAATTAATGGTCATAAATCTACTATATCGTTAGTTAAAAGCCTAATCCACTaaattttaatcttttattttcttagaCGTTATATATGTATTCTTTAATTTTAATAGAGATAATAAGattgaatatattttaaaagaaaatattccATCCGTCTCAACTAAATTGAGTTGTATTCTTTTAAGGGATGTCCCATAAAAGTTgagttatttcattttcttgacaaaaaaacaaaacatctaatcactcttactttatttcatcacctactttactctctcattatcttttttactttattcttctgtCTTACTTTTCaatagaattttttatttttgtacttAAAATTTttgactcaatttagttggaATGGAGGGTATAGGGGATACATTTAGAGATACTACAAATCCAGCTTCTTCTAACTAAAAAATGTGTAGTATGAGATTGAAATTAATTAGGGTCCCATCATATATATTCAAAGTGGAACAATATTATAACTTACTATTATTCGTGTATAGATATATAGCAAAGTGGAACAAAAAACTTAATCGAAGAATAAAAAAGACAACCTGAAATTGGTGAGAGACTAGCTAGTGGGGGACTGGAGTATCAAAATTAGATGATGAGTTACCATTACATTTGAAAGGGTTATCTCACTTGCAATTGAGTTGAGCCTATAGTAGTTAATCCTTTCCAAATAAAGTAACTCATCATCGAATGAAATGTTAACCCTTTCAAAATATTTCCTCTATTTCAGACTAAAATAAtctacataaaaaaattatattagcaTCTAACTAAAATAGCCAAAGATTGCCATGAGAGGACATTTTTTTAGTGGTAGGGATCACCTAAAATTTCTCTGACTCTGAATCCATTTAATTTCCATCGACCATTAAACAACACACACATATTTAGAAATAGGGAGAATTGGCCAAGCGTTACAGAGGTAATGTCTGACACTAAAAGTCTCTGATTCGATTACCTATGTGACACcatctttaaatttatattcattatccataaaaaaaatagagagaaagatAATAGAGTCAAAATTTACCaggaaaaagagtgaagtgagTGGTGTTGAGTTTGCCATGATCACCAAATTGGCAGTTGGAAAGTTCTAGAGAGGCGGCCTTTGATGGGATAAACCCTTCACCATAAACGGATGGTGGCGGCGTCTGACATCCGAATCCACTCCACCGGGGCACGGCGGACTGCGCCGCCCCATTCATGGGATATTGAGAACTCCCATCTTTGAAGAATATAGTGTGCCAAGTCATTTTTCACCTGCATTAACCAATTTCAACTAACCCTAAAAATGCCTTTAATTCTTGGAAGATGAATTAACTCTGCAATATCGAAAAACAATGACAATAATTGAAGATAGAATGTTGGGATTTGGGGCATATTTGCACAACTAACATACTTGAGGGACTGAAATGAAAATTGTAAATTtctgatattttgaatttcCACCGGAATTTAGAATGATAAAAAAGGGAGAGAGGGAAATTAGTTAAAAAGTTAAGTTTTTCCCAGATCTGTAATCGAGTTAGTTTAGAGAGAGAGGTTTTTCATCTAACAGCTTGAGTTTCTTCCACACACTTGAATGAATAAGAATTCCATTGGTCTTCTCATAAGAGTTTTCATTGTTTTCAATATTATTCAAATTTCAATCGGTTGTGTATTCGTTCTTCTTGTTTCGTTCCCGTTTTGATCTTGATCCACACACAAAAGGAGCACAACAAAAGTGGACACCTTATCCAATTTATTTTTGGATATTGCAAGTGTTAGCCGGCTTTCTTTACCTACTATTTTCATACCAATATAGATATCATCGATGCACATAAATTGGACttaaaaatatatagtataagCTGATTTTGCACTACTGCAATTATCAATtagtacaaacaaataaaaacatatggATCGAGTTACACCTCATAATCTCATGATGCTTGTAAGCTTGTTTATGTAGCATGTATTTATTCACTAAAATCGAGATAAAAAGGAGAAGAAAACTTGAAATATTTCGCTTTCAAGTAAGAATAAGAGAGAAAGTGATAGCTAGAGAGAAACATACCGATTTGAGAAGAAAACAAACACGAAATcaacaagagagagagagggagagagagagagggagtatatatgtaTAGTGACAAATGCACACGAATGCAAATAATATGCATCTTTCATCAactttactttcttttatataaattattatttaacaTCTACCTCTTTCTTTATTTAACTCtacatttttctttatttagcTGAGGATACATCaggataatttatttataaaatgaaaataaataagcCACCTTGGAGGTTATATACACATTTAATAACTAATAGTCTAATACCTAGAGAAAACTTATGAGAAAATCATTGGttgatatttttagtatttcaaaaaattagcttaattctttttttaatttattcttcaCCTTTATCTATTTTCAGTTCAATAGTTAAAATGAATAAGGAGATGTTGACAATCTTGCGAAAGCCAAGTGCTTACTTAGGCATATTAAGTGGATTACATGTGGAGGGCTTTTAAATATCGAAATGGGATCTAATGTTGTGAAAGAGATTGGTCCCCATTTTAATGGGATGGCTCTTTTATAGTACAATACTAATATATATTACCATTATATTCCTCTCTATCTCAAACCAGTAACATTCAACAAAATATGACCATtatataatgaaatatttaGACCAATGATCACTATTCACCACCCTAGTTAGACCTAAAAGGTTCCTATACAAATCTGTTATCTAAATTAATTGATTATAGATAAGCTCAAGTCTTAAGCGGCTTTGAGCAtctttattttgtatatagttttTCTGAACTTTCTAGAATAGGGTACAAAGAATCTTTCAGTTTTTGCTTCATTTCAATTTAACTAGAAACAGACTTCTTTTATTCAGAGCAGAATATGAAGTTTTCGACAAGAAAGTCCACCAAAATGTTAAGGTTAGAGTTGCAAATTTGGTTCTTGGGTTTCGGATGTAGCTGATCCGATACCCGTCATGTTTCGGATACCCAATACCCAAAATTATAggttaatgtataattgatGCGGGTGATTTTCAGGTTTCGGGTACCCAGAAAAGAGTCAACTCTTTGTGACAATACAACCATCCACCAAAATATTAAGGTTAGGGTTGCAAATTTGGTTCTTGGGTTTCGGGTGTAGCTGATCCGATACCCGTCATGTTTCGAATACCCTATACCTGAAATTATAggttaatgtataattgatGCGGGTGATTTTCGGGTTTCGGGTACCCAGAAAAGAGTCAACTCTTTGTGACAATACAACCACTATCGGCATATCTAAGAACCAGTGCAACATGCTAGAACTAAACACATGGAGGTCGATAGacatttcatcaaggagaaTAGCAAAATTGGAGTTGTGTTATTTTCAGTTGTTCGACCAGAAGATCAATTGACAGACATCCTCACAAAGACAGTCAACTCAAGAAGTCTTGCAAACGTGCATTGCAAGTTGAGTTTCGGAGATGTCATTACTCAACTTGAGATGGAGtgttagaaaaaagaaaaataatattagaaTCAAATCATAAAGTTGGAGCCCAAGATTATATCCTAGAAAATAATTGATTTTATTCAATACCTCAAGTTTTACCATGTATACATAGTACTTTGTAACACTCAATTTAAAGGGGGTGACATATAATTGAATTAGATTATCAAGCGATTACTGTAAACACTTCTATATAGCTATTTCTCTATTTTTAAACCTAATGACAAATATGCCGTTCAAGAGAATAGAAAGAAGAAATagtgattt from Salvia splendens isolate huo1 chromosome 4, SspV2, whole genome shotgun sequence encodes the following:
- the LOC121797857 gene encoding nuclear transcription factor Y subunit A-2-like isoform X1, translating into MTWHTIFFKDGSSQYPMNGAAQSAVPRWSGFGCQTPPPSVYGEGFIPSKAASLELSNCQFGDHGKLNTTHFTLFPGECENGKTRRQVDYLELGFGQPVICATKYPYPADECYNGPVAGRMMLALNGGPILVNAKQYNAIMRRRKKRAHALNLNMRKVQPYLHLSRHLHAKRRPRGNGGRFLNTKSSGRSPGSDVSSDHEVGNAAAALHLFQAFHLKV
- the LOC121797857 gene encoding nuclear transcription factor Y subunit A-2-like isoform X2, whose protein sequence is MTWHTIFFKDGSSQYPMNGAAQSAVPRWSGFGCQTPPPSVYGEGFIPSKAASLELSNCQFGDHGKLNTTHFTLFPGECENGKTRRQVDYLELGFGQPVICATKYPYPADECYNGPVAGRMMLALNGGPILVNAKQYNAIMRRRKKRAHALNLNMRKPYLHLSRHLHAKRRPRGNGGRFLNTKSSGRSPGSDVSSDHEVGNAAAALHLFQAFHLKV